The following proteins come from a genomic window of Montipora foliosa isolate CH-2021 chromosome 2, ASM3666993v2, whole genome shotgun sequence:
- the LOC137993116 gene encoding uncharacterized protein, protein MYLEIFSTVFLVSTIKCASLQCKKNCANEFVTILHGSDKCNDCWRCPECQEGLGSSVACGTNVTNDTSIHCVECVSGVNFSDSNGIEQCQPCGLCDGKHERLVAECTPEMNVLCECQDGYYRNETNGECLPCASCCSTEFKGDIQHECLDDGGKITRKCKFDGQKQTICESIWTTTPDPSLVVSSLEPSKTVLTEIIPIRINFSERQGVLNASASKSPDHTNPTPNNTQDWPWMIRIAAIVTVVIYIVITIRYLFLSQKWKKTTSSSRSESSTCYSCRHPLLGAEDPPDHGITSQQFLKSWTCGLTNIHALWPYRNSMDQPAKSAKWSALTQAEKYNTKMLDVPFPLLHRIYLMLDIKRSDGNDIRQFANIVDITVQEFDCLEQMAKVKQVTSSEVIFKKNPNETVGNFISIMENMERDDIISLINAWKEKDALKCNKRETRL, encoded by the exons GTGTCAACAATCAAGTGTGCAAGTCTCCAGTGTAAGAAGAACTGTGCAAATGAATTTGTCACAATCCTCCATGGTTCTGACAAGTGCAATGACTGCTGGCGATGCCCTGAATGCCAGGAGGGATTAGGTTCATCTGTGGCATGTGGAACAAATGTAACCAATGATACTTCTATTCATTGTGTTGAATGTGTCAGTGGTGTGAATTTCTCCGACAGCAATGGCATTGAACAGTGTCAGCCTTGTGGATTATGTGATGGAAAGCATGAAAGACTGGTTGCAGAATGCACCCCTGAAATGAATGTATTATGTGAATGTCAAGATGGCTATTACCGCAATGAAACAAATGGGGAATGCTTGCCTTGTGCATCTTGTTGTTCAACTGAATTCAAAGGTGACATTCAACATGAGTGTTTAGATGATGGTGGAAAAATCacaagaaaatgcaaatttgatGGCCAAAAACAAACAATCTGTGAATCCATATGGACAACAACTCCTGATCCCTCATTAGTAGTGTCGTCTTTAGAACCTTCAAAGACCGTACTAACTGAGATTATCCCTATCAGGATTAATTTTTCTGAGAGACAAGGAGTCTTAAATGCTTCTGCTAGCAAATCACCAGACCACACTAACCCCACACCAAACAATACACAAGACTGGCCTTGGATGATACGTATAGCTGCAATTGTTACAGTGGTGATATACATTGTTATCACCATCAGATATTTGTTCCTGAGCCAGAAGTGGAAAAAGACTACTTCCTCCTCAAGAAGTGAATCATCCACTTGTTACAGTTGCAGACATCCACTGTTGGGAGCAGAGGATCCACCTGATCATGGAATCACGAGCCAACAAT TCCTCAAGTCATGGACATGTGGCCTCACGAATATTCATGCATTGTGGCCATATCGTAATTCCATGGATCAACCAGCAAAAAGTGCAAAATGGTCTGCCTTGACCCAAGCAGAAAAGTACAATACCAAGATGCTAGATGTCCCTTTTCCGCTTCTTCACCGTATCTATCTCATGCTTGACATAAAAAGAAGTGATGGCAATGACATAAGACAGTTTGCTAATATAGTAGACATTACTGTTCAAGAATTTGACTGTCTTGAACAAATGGCCAAAGTTAAGCAAGTTACATCTTCAGaagtcattttcaaaaaaaacccCAATGAGACTGTGGGTAATTTCATCAGCATTATGGAAAATATGGAAAGAGATGACATTATTTCCTTGATTAATGCTTGGAAGGAAAAAGATGCATTGAAGTGCAATAAAAG ggaaacgaggctatga